From a region of the Mytilus galloprovincialis chromosome 3, xbMytGall1.hap1.1, whole genome shotgun sequence genome:
- the LOC143069190 gene encoding uncharacterized protein LOC143069190: protein MASKYANCQFCEESDSVKWYCHSCDINLCDACNTKIHTKLEELSEHKVVLSEQGEINEVSENITKVDLKKIGCSKHMDQKCVTYCLNCDKSLCSSCLIQPFQYEQLNKVYEEKYFLLKDLKSKIDECYPFFEEKADDFRKMDDGEVAKHNEIKEKIYNRKNEVKDFVSQEALKLEEFLKEIWDTENNPVITERKRLCQIEQELRARKNIIDEVIEKQKPDSVFSIVENISRDIPEESTLDIQPPDFIYIEGKERFTTEVLGSVIKIPEVVLVQTFEVKSFNISGLVSLNDDICVMHSTSANKFKYFTISGSKFVTVKDITDNKFGFYKEVDTTNYKGEIVLSNMTLIKDSGKLENLSLSFTSDKLNFHGIHSDNYYTFTVGFTHEILSKDRRKTESAGILELEINHRNEICKKRRIEWNSSEFKTLITLPEKITTSINGYIYVIDRLNSKRRRVVAIEKWGQPKWKYNGHSSINSGNDFSPNDIITTPSGLVLVAEKNTNAIHVLSKNGQFICNCISGSGITEPGSLCFNKNGQLMIGSSTKGQLNAGYSIFGDSGDSSLHIVKFIE, encoded by the coding sequence atgGCGAGTAAATATGCAAACTGTCAGTTTTGTGAAGAATCAGATAGCGTAAAATGGTATTGTCATTCATGTGATATAAACCTGTGTGATGCATGCAACACAAAAATCCATACAAAACTTGAAGAATTATCTGAGCACAAGGTTGTACTTTCAGAACAGGGAGAAATTAATGAAGTTTCGGAAAACATTACTAAAGTGGACTTGAAAAAGATTGGATGTTCAAAACATATGGATCAGAAATGTGTAACATACTGTCTAAATTGCGATAAATCATTGTGTTCCTCTTGTTTAATCCAACCATTTCAGTATGAGCAACTAAACAAAGTATACgaagaaaaatattttctactgaaagatttaaaaagtaaaattgacGAGTGCTATCCTTTCTTTGAAGAAAAAGCAGATGACTTTAGAAAAATGGATGATGGCGAGGTCGCTAAACATAAcgaaataaaagagaaaatttATAATAGGAAAAATGAAGTGAAAGATTTCGTATCACAGGAAGCTTTAAAGCTTGAAGAATTTCTGAAAGAGATATGGGACACAGAAAATAATCCAGTTATAACAGAACGCAAAAGGCTTTGTCAAATAGAGCAAGAACTAAGAGCTCGAAAAAACATTATTGACGAAGTGATAGAAAAACAAAAGCCGGATTCCGTTTTCTCTATTGTAGAAAACATCAGCAGAGATATACCAGAAGAATCAACTTTAGATATACAGCCTCcagattttatttatattgagGGCAAAGAGAGATTCACGACAGAAGTCTTGGGATCAGTTATAAAAATACCGGAAGTAGTTTTGGTTCAGACATTTGAAGTAAAATCTTTCAACATAAGCGGACTAGTGTCTCTTAATGATGACATATGTGTTATGCATAGTACCTCTGCTAACAAATTTAAGTATTTCACCATATCCGGTTCAAAGTTTGTTACTGTTAAAGACATAACAGATAATAAATTCGGTTTTTACAAAGAAGTAGATACGACCAACTATAAAGGAGAAATTGTGCTGTCAAATATGACACTTATAAAGGATAGTGGCAAATTAGAAAACCTATCATTGTCGTTTACAAGCGATAAACTGAACTTTCATGGCATCCATTCTGATAACTATTATACATTTACCGTAGGCTTTACGCATGAAATACTCAGCAAAGATAGACGTAAAACGGAATCTGCTGGAATCCTTGAATTAGAAATCAATCATCGTAACGAAATATGCAAGAAGAGACGAATTGAATGGAATAGTagtgaatttaaaacattaattacaCTCCCGGAAAAGATCACTACAAGCATCAATGGTTATATTTATGTAATAGACCGTCTGAATTCAAAAAGGAGAAGAGTTGTAGCGATAGAGAAATGGGGGCAACCAAAGTGGAAATACAACGGTCATTCAAGCATAAATTCAGGAAATGATTTTTCTCCAAATGACATTATCACAACACCTTCTGGTCTGGTTCTGGTAGCTGAGAAAAACACAAATGCCATTCATGTCCTATCAAAGAATGGACAATTCATTTGTAATTGTATTTCGGGAAGTGGAATTACTGAACCAGGTAGCCTTTGCTTTAACAAAAACGGACAGTTAATGATCGGTTCAAGTACAAAAGGACAATTAAATGCCGGTTATTCCATTTTTGGAGATTCGGGAGATTCAAGTTTGCATATTGTAAAATTTATTGAATGA